A window of the Brassica napus cultivar Da-Ae chromosome C5, Da-Ae, whole genome shotgun sequence genome harbors these coding sequences:
- the LOC106412100 gene encoding protein TRM32, whose translation MGKHMKSESSSPRHGYNHKSGWLAGMLHVFDFHRWRTKNRPICWKTPRTHSLMYETNEQEPFLDSKNGDSQILSVAVENPTRQLTKMMTTKQVTEYVDFLEILRKEDVSVKILKDPNSELKKQVHIKSSPRVLPKSGSFPLSRSSRPARIEHKLKENWYAPKQKDTVLTLTVPSESYQEHKPILPSNGSADDHGFNHAVVNGFREIKKMLKNALKDRKQTKKDKKYSAGSKDDSVGRYHLLEQSFGRKDGDLRSKSLKLSYEEKKSQLRDENKPQFFRRISSLSSLEVLGSFLAEPARHSSIRKSVDLDTNLESKKALSLLSESPIITEQDKEQEERSQENQIESLNQIILQQGQDSVPSSLDNTAQGLGLSSLEIYNHVEEDEDAYFCYVKKVLQLSGFLENVHNGESWHSEKQPLNPSLLYEVDIQEEKEVSKELLFDLVNEAIAETRNQSHIYFPKTFSFAYPIEKRFLDEVWGRVEWSLSGLGAENRDRSLDDIVGRDLTKGDGWMNLRGETEWLTLEIEDLIFDEVLDEMICVY comes from the exons ATGGGGAAGCATATGAAAAGCGAAAGTTCGAGTCCAAGACATGGATATAATCACAAATCAGGCTGGTTAGCTGGAATGCTTCATGTGTTTGACTTTCACCGTTGGAGAACTAAGAACCGTCCAATCT GTTGGAAGACTCCAAGGACCCATTCTCTTATGTACGAAACTAATGAACAAGAACCTTTTCTTGATTCTAAGAACGGAGATTCACAGATACTTAGTGTTGCTGTTGAAAATCCAACGAGACAATTGACAAAGATGATGACAACAAAGCAAGTAACAGAATATGTTGATTTTCTTGAAATCCTGAGGAAAGAAGATGTTTCTGTCAAGATACTGAAAGATCCAAACTCTGAGTTGAAGAAGCAAGTGCATATCAAGTCTAGTCCAAGAGTCTTGCCCAAGTCAGGCTCCTTTCCTCTCTCTCGCTCTTCACGTCCCGCTAGGATTGAGCACAAACTGAAGGAGAATTGGTATGCTCCAAAGCAGAAGGATACCGTCTTAACTTTAACTGTTCCAAGCGAGAGTTATCAAGAACACAAACCAATCTTACCTTCTAATGGCTCAGCTGATGATCATGGATTTAATCATGCGGTGGTAAATGGATTTAGagaaatcaagaagatgctcaaGAACGCTCTTAAAGACCGGAAGCAAACCAAGAAGGATAAGAAGTATTCAGCAGGCTCAAAAGATGATTCTGTGGGGAGATATCATCTCTTGGAACAGAGTTTTGGAAGAAAAGATGGTGACTTGCGTTCCAAGAGTTTAAAACTTTCAtacgaagagaagaagagccAACTGAGAGATGAGAATAAACCACAATTCTTCAGAAGGATTTCTTCATTGTCCAGCCTTGAAGTTCTTGGTTCCTTTCTAGCCGAACCGGCCCGCCACAGTTCTATCAGGAAATCTGTAGACCTAGATACTAACTTGGAATCCAAGAAAGCTCTATCCTTGTTGTCCGAATCACCCATAATAACAGAACAAGATAAGGAGCAAGAAGAGAGAAGCCAAGAAAATCAAATAGAGAGTCTAAACCAAATAATCCTACAACAAGGTCAAGATTCAGTTCCAAGTTCTTTGGACAATACTGCACAAG GTTTAGGTCTAAGTTCCCTCGAGATTTACAACCAtgtagaagaagatgaagacgcCTACTTCTGTTACGTAAAGAAGGTTCTACAACTTTCAGGTTTTCTTGAAAACGTTCACAACGGAGAAAGTTGGCACTCAGAGAAACAACCACTGAATCCGTCACTGCTCTACGAAGTCGACatacaagaagaaaaagaagtgaGCAAAGAGCTTCTCTTTGATTTGGTTAACGAAGCAATCGCTGAGACTCGCAACCAATCACACATCTATTTCcctaaaacattttcttttgcaTATCCAATTGAGAAACGTTTTCTTGATGAGGTCTGGGGAAGAGTCGAGTGGAGCCTTTCAGGGTTAGGAGCTGAGAACAGAGATCGTTCACTGGACGATATTGTGGGAAGAGATCTTACAAAAGGTGATGGATGGATGAATCTTAGAGGTGAAACTGAATGGTTGACTCTTGAGATAGAAGATCTGATTTTTGATGAAGTTTTAGATGAAATGATTTGTGTTTATTAG
- the LOC125587422 gene encoding probable protein phosphatase 2C 4, which translates to MGNGATKLSTCFTGSGDRFRQKHISVPPPTDPLDEGLGHSFCYVRPEPTLITCSKVHSEVEETTMFRTISGASVSANAATPLSTSLYDPYGHIDRAAAFESTTSFPSIPLQPIPKSSGGGGGGGGPVVLGSGPIERGFLSGPIERGFLSGPLDRGGLFSGPLEKQPSSDHHHRFQRSFSHGLALRVGSRKRSLVRILRRAISRTVSRGQNSIVAPVKSVKESESSKSHNENNLTVNSLNFSSEGTLDDDVSLESQNLQWAQGKAGEDRVHVVVSEEHGWLFVGIYDGFNGPDATDYLLSHLYPTLHRELKGLLWDDPKPQDLDRSCLDESCSDRVDNDQCEGRWRCEWDREKKDLDRRLKEQINNRRSGSDSDQLTNHSDVLKALSLALRKTEEAYLDTADKMLEENPELALMGSCVLVMLMKGEDIYVMNVGDSRVVLGQKSEQEYWLAKIRQDLKRINEETMKNDLRGCEGDHEVANLSAFQLTVDHSTDVEEEVERIRNEHPDDASAVSNERVKGSLKVTRAFGAGFLKQPKWNNALLEMFQIDYIGESPYINCLPSLYHHRLGSKDKFLILSSDGLYQYFTNEEAVSEVELFITLQPEGDPAQHLVQELLFRAAKKAGMDFHELLEIPQGERRRYHDDVSIVVISLEGRMWKSCV; encoded by the exons ATGGGTAACGGAGCGACAAAACTGAGTACATGTTTCACAGGCAGCGGAGATCGTTTCCGACAGAAACACATCTCAGTTCCACCTCCTACTGATCCTCTAGACGAAGGCTTAGGCCATTCCTTCTGCTACGtccgacccgaaccgacccTCATCACTTGCTCAAAAGTCCACTCGGAGGTGGAAGAGACCACCATGTTCCGAACGATCTCCGGCGCCTCCGTCAGCGCCAACGCCGCCACTCCCCTCTCCACCTCTCTCTACGACCCCTACGGCCACATCGACAGAGCTGCCGCGTTCGAGAGCACGACGTCGTTTCCTTCCATCCCTCTCCAGCCCATCCCCAAAAGctccggcggcggcggcggcggtggTGGTCCGGTCGTCTTGGGCTCCGGTCCGATCGAAAGAGGCTTCCTCTCGGGTCCGATCGAGAGAGGGTTCCTATCGGGCCCGCTGGACCGCGGCGGGCTTTTCTCCGGCCCGCTCGAAAAGCAGCCCAGCTCCGATCATCATCACCGCTTCCAGCGTAGCTTCTCCCACGGGTTAGCGTTACGGGTCGGGTCGAGAAAACGGTCGTTGGTTCGGATCCTCCGCCGCGCGATCTCGAGGACGGTGTCTCGCGGGCAGAACTCGATCGTGGCTCCGGTCAAGTCCGTTAAAGAGTCCGAGAGCAGCAAGAGCCACAACGAGAATAATCTCACGGTTAATAGCTTGAACTTTAGCAGCGAGGGGACGTTGGACGACGACGTTTCGCTCGAGAGCCAGAACCTTCAGTGGGCTCAGGGGAAAGCAGGCGAGGATCGAGTACACGTCGTCGTTTCGGAGGAGCACGGGTGGcttttcgtcggaatatacgaCGGGTTCAACGGTCCGGATGCGACGGATTATTTACTCTCTCATCTGTACCCTACGCTTCATCGTGAGCTTAAAGGTTTGTTATGGGACGATCCAAAGCCTCAGGATCTAGACAGATCTTGTCTTGACGAGTCGTGTTCAGACAGAGTTGATAATGATCAATGTGAGGGACGGTGGAGATGTGAGTGGGATCGGGAGAAGAAAGATCTTGACCGTAGATTAAAGGAACAGATCAATAATAGGAGAAGTGGGTCGGACTCGGATCAGTTGACGAACCATTCGGATGTTTTAAAAGCATTGTCGCTAGCTCTGAGGAAGACGGAAGAAGCGTATCTAGATACTGCTGATAAGATGCTGGAGGAGAACCCTGAGCTAGCTTTGATGGGTTCTTGTGTTCTGGTGATGCTTATGAAAGGTGAAGATATCTATGTGATGAATGTTGGCGATAGTAGAGTTGTGCTTGGTCAGAAGTCGGAACAAGAGTACTGGTTAGCTAAGATAAGACAGGACTTGAAGCGGATCAATGAAGAAACGATGAAGAATGATTTGAGAGGTTGCGAGGGAGATCACGAAGTCGCAAACTTATCGGCTTTTCAGCTCACTGTTGATCACAGCACAGATGTAGAAGAG GAAGTTGAAAGAATAAGAAACGAGCATCCGGATGATGCTAGTGCAGTGAGTAATGAACGAGTTAAAGGCTCCTTGAAGGTCACAAGAGCATTTGGTGCCGGTTTCTTAAAGCAG CCTAAATGGAACAATGCGCTTCTTGAGATGTTCCAAATTGATTACATAGGGGAGTCTCCTTACATCAACTGCTTACCGTCTCTCTACCATCACAGATTAGGATCCAAGGACAAGTTTCTAATACTATCATCAGATGGTCTATACCAATACTTCACAAACGAAGAAGCGGTTTCAGAGGTTGAGCTATTCATCACATTGCAGCCTGAAGGGGACCCTGCTCAGCACCTTGTACAAGAGCTTTTGTTCAGAGCTGCTAAGAAAGCTG gtATGGATTTCCATGAGTTGCTGGAGATACCACAAGGTGAACGTAGACGATACCATGATGATGTTTCAATAGTAGTGATCTCTCTAGAAGGAAGAATGTGGAAATCAtgtgtataa